GCCAAGCTCATCCCGGGATTACTCAACGACCCCAGCGTGGAGCTGCGGCGCGACGCCGTCCAACGCGTGATGGACGAAGGCGCGAACCTGAAAAAAATCAACAAACCCGACCTCGCCCAAAAGCAATATCGCAAAGCCCTCGATGCTGCACGCGACATCGACCAAATCAAAACCATCACCACCGCCCTCCGCGCGCTCGGACAGAAGGTTGATCTCCCACACCATTTTGGTTTTCTGATGCAGTGGACCGTCATCGGCCCTTTCGACAACACGGATCGCACAGGCTTTGCAAAAATTTTCCCCCCCGAACATAAAATTGACCTCACCGCCAACTACGATGGCAAAACCGACAAAGTGAAATGGAGCCCATTCGTCACCGCAAACGAATACGGAATGGTGGACATCAACAAAGCCTATCCCGGCCCCGGCGATGGGTTGAAGGAAGTAACCGCCTACGCCTACACCGAGTACCACACCGCCGACGCGCGCGCGGTGGAGCTACGGCTCGGCTGCAAAAACGCCTGGAAGATTTGGCACAACGGCAAGCTCATCTTCGGACGTGACGAATACCACCGCGGCATGCGCATCGATCAATACAAACTAAACGTCCAACTCACCAAAGGCCGCAACACGCTGCTCGTCAAACTCTGCCAAAACGAACAGGAACAGGATTGGACCAAAGAATGGCAATTCCAACTCCGAGTGTGCGACGCCACCGGCACAGCCATCCTTGCCGCCGACCGGCCGCCCACGCCCAAAACCGGCACTGACAACAATCAACCCGCCAATCCCACTCGCAAACCCCGCAAATAGTTTTATGAAACACTTCATCGCACTCACCCTCACCCTCACTCTTCAAGCCACCGCTGCGGATTGGAAACAATTCCGCGGCCCCCAAGGCAACGGCGTCACCACGGAACAAAATTTACCGGTCACGTTAAATGAAAAAAACCTCAAGTGGAGCATCCCGCTTCCCGGCCGCGGCTTGTCCGGCGCGTTGGTGATCGGCGAAAAAATCATCATCACCTGCAGCAGCGGCATCACCCAAAACCGGCTGCACATTCTTGCGCTGAACGCCAAGGACGGCAGCCTCATTTGGCATCGGCAATTTTGGGCCACCGGCCGCACAATGTGCCACGGCAAAACCAGCGTGGCCGCGCCCACCCCGTGCAGTGACGGCAACAAAATCTTCGCCGTGTTTTCCTCCAACGACGTCATTTGCCTCGACCTCGATGGCAACCTCCAATGGCTGCGCGGCCTCACCGCCGATTACGCCAACGTCAGCAACAGCCTCGGCATGAGCAGTTCGCCATTGCTCATTGGCAGCGCCGTCATCGTGCAAGTGGAAAATGACAGCGAATCCTACACGCTTGCCCTCAATCAACGAACCGGCATCAACCTCTGGAAACTCAACCGCCCCAAGGCCGCCAATTGGACCTCGCCCGTGCGCCTCACCAACACCCTCATTGGGCTGCAATCCAAAAACGGCATCGACGCCATCCGCGCCGCCGACGGCAGCAAGGCGTGGAGCTACGACGGCGGCGCATCCACCATCCCCTCCAGCACCCTGCACGGCGGCGTGCTGTATATCCCCTCCCACGGCATCACCGCGCTAGAGCTCAATGAGGCCGATGCCGAAAACACGCCTAAAGAACTCTGGCAAAGCCGACGCCTTTCGCCCGGCACCGGAAGCCCCGTGGTATTGGGTGACAAGGTCTTTACCACCAACAACGCCGGTGTGCTTACGGCGGGAAACCTCAAGACCGGTGAACGCCTTTGGCAAACACGATTAAAAGGTCCATTCAGTGCAACCCACGTGGCCACCGCCACCCATCTATATTGTGTCAATGAAGCAGGCCTCTTGCAGATCGTGGACACCCGAGGCAAAGAAGGCGAAATCACCGGCACCCTCAATCTCGACGACCAAATCCTCGGCAGCCCCGCCGTAGGCGGCGGCGCGATTTATGTGCGGAGCAATGCGAAGATTTATAAAATTAGTGAGTAGGGAATAGGGGGTAGCGAGTAGCAATTGGCCCGAAGGGCAACCGCCCGCCAACGAATTGTAGCCCGGGCCGGTGGCCCGGGACCCGGCCCACCGGGCCGGGCTACATTAGAATGCCCTACCTAATCGCCGCCGGCCGGTTCGGCTCTTCCCGGCAATTCCAATTCGTCGGATTGGAAAAAGCTTTGGTAGAGGCGCGGGATCAGAAATTTCAACACGCTCGCCACGGGGACGGCGAAGATCATTCCGGCAAGACCGGCGAAGAGGCCGCCTAATAATACCACGATGAGTGTCTCCAAAATATTGAGGCCCAGCGCTTCGCCGACGAATGCGGGATAAAGGAAGAGTTGTTCAACAATCAAATTCATCGTCACGTACGTGGCTCCGACAAGCCCGAGCAGCGTGAGATCCGCATGGCCGGTGATGACGCAAACGCCGATAGTAAGCACCACGCTAACCAGCGGCCCGAGGAAAGGCAGCAGCACGGTGAGGCCCGCCACCATCCCGAGCGGCACGGCGTAGGGCACACCGAGCAACAGAAAAACGGAAATGTAAATTGCGGTTTCGATGATGATGATCCACAGATAACCGCGCACCCAGGTTTTGAGTTTGAAGAAAACTTCATTGATGACTTCGGCGGCGCTGCGGAGGGTTTCCTCGCTGGTGGTGGGCAGCCACGAGGTTTCGAAAAGGCTTTGCACGAGGTAATCGCCTTCTTTGGTGTCGGCGCTGTCAGCACTGTGGCGGCGATGGTACGCGGCCATTTTGCCGAGGAAAAATGAGAAGAAGAAAATCGCCAGCAGCGTGTTGAGTAAAAAATTTCCAATCGTGCCAAGGATGGAGGCCGCGGCGGCCAAGGCTTTGCCGGTGCTGCTCATCACGGATTTTTTTTCGCCGGCACTTTCGCCGGAGCCACTCATAAATTTCTCTTTTAGATTTTCAAATGCTTTCGGGTCGTCGAGGGTGGTTTTGAGTTCCTTGGCCGCATCGCCGATGAGCGGCACACCGGTGGCTTTGCCCACGAGCCCCGCGAGTTGGGTGCGGGCTTTGTCGGCGTCAATTTCCTTGGGCTTCACGCTAATCGTCACCACCACCAAACCTCCCACAATGAGCAATAGCGCCAACACCACCGAGAGCACTGTGGCATGGCACGCGCGACCAATAGCCACTTGAACGCGCTCATCTTCCGTCTCCGGTTTAGGCTTGATCTTTTTGCTTTTCCGGAAGATGCCACTCACCGTGCCCATCACCCACGCAAAGGGTTTCACGAGTAAACAATTCGCCAAACCGAAGAGCTTAGCGAGGATTCCATTTTCCAAAAAACTGCGCGTGTAACGCTGCTGCAACGGCAGGAAAAAATACGCCAGAATAAGCCCGAACAAAACCGCCTTCAAAAAAGTAGCGGTGAGAATAAAAATGCCGATGACCACCACCGATGCAATGAGGCCGGTGCTGCTGCGCACGAGCTTCATCCGGCGGTTGTGCTGCTCCAACGCGGCGGCTTCCTCGCGCTGGAAGGTTTCCTCGGGGATGCCCAACGCGCGCGCGATGCGGTGCATACAGTCTTCCTCGGCCTTGGCGTATTGGTTGTCAGCAAAGGCGGCGGTGAACAGAGCGCGCAGGAGGATTTCCTTTTCCTCAGCCGTCAACGAATCCAATCCTGCGCACACGGCGGCGAGATCGGGTTCCTTGTCTTCGGCCAGCATTTGCTGGAGCTGTCCGGCGGCCGCTTCGCCATACACATCGCGCACCAACGTGGCCACGGCCTGTTGTTCGGTGGACGACACCGTGCCATCGGCGCGCAGCACGACGACAAAAAGTTGCAGCATATTTTGCAGCAACAATTTTTCATCCGGATCGCCCGCGTGATGCGCGATGACTTCGCGCACGGAATCGACTGCTTTGGATAGCGGGTTCACCAGCGTACCGGTGGCCCGCGAAAAAAACGACGGTGTCTCCATCCCAACCTCCTTGGACGCAGCTTAAGCGCCGGACTCACTCAAACAAGGGCGCATTATTCACAGGAGAGATTTGATCCCGTTATTGTTTCAAATATCGCGCATCGCTGTCCTTGAGAAATTTGGCGCGCGCCTTGGCGGGATTGAAATCCTTCGCAAGACCGTAACGCCCAGAAACCGCGCCCGTGGCATTCGGCTGGTATGCGACTTCCGGCAGTTTGACGGTGGTGGCAGTTTCTTTTGCCTTCACTTTGCCGGCAGTGACGATGAGCAAATTATCTTTGTGCTCAAAGGTGATGCCTGCATTCTGAAAAACTTGAATATCATTCGCATCCAATTCGCGGTAAGCATCTTGGGTCATTGGTAATCGAAATCGCAACTGCTGACCTTCGAGCGTGAGATATTTCATTTTGTCGTGAGCCGATTTTTCGAGTAATTCAATGTTAGGGTCACCTTCTTCCAAGTCGCCGAACGGACCGTTTCCATTCAAAATCTGGCCGCGGATCAGGGTATTGGTTTCACGAATTATTTTTGCCGCATTGCGAACGGTGACTTGTTGCGTGGCGGAGAGTTGCCTTTTCTCATTGAGATAAAATGGGCCGTTTTTGACGGTGACACTTTTTTGAATGAGTTTGGCCAAGCCCAAAAGTTGACGCGCCTGCTCCGCTTTGGCCTTGGGTTCGATGCCCGCCTGCAGTGCGGCTTCGGCCTCCTGAATATATCTGTCGATGTCTTTGGCGTTAAATTCAAAGGCCCAATTGGCAAAGAAAAATGTGCGTTGGCCATTGACTATGGAGTGGAGTTGTTCGCGTTCAGATTCGCTGAGGCCGTGCTCTTGGTCTTCGCCGTAGATGCCTTCGTAGTGTTGCCAAATGACGAGGGTATCGGCCTTGGGATAATGGCGAAAGACGAGGGTTTGTTTTTCAAATTCAATGCAGCCGGGAAGGAACAGCACAGCGAGGCAGGTAAC
This window of the Limisphaerales bacterium genome carries:
- a CDS encoding PQQ-binding-like beta-propeller repeat protein, which produces MKHFIALTLTLTLQATAADWKQFRGPQGNGVTTEQNLPVTLNEKNLKWSIPLPGRGLSGALVIGEKIIITCSSGITQNRLHILALNAKDGSLIWHRQFWATGRTMCHGKTSVAAPTPCSDGNKIFAVFSSNDVICLDLDGNLQWLRGLTADYANVSNSLGMSSSPLLIGSAVIVQVENDSESYTLALNQRTGINLWKLNRPKAANWTSPVRLTNTLIGLQSKNGIDAIRAADGSKAWSYDGGASTIPSSTLHGGVLYIPSHGITALELNEADAENTPKELWQSRRLSPGTGSPVVLGDKVFTTNNAGVLTAGNLKTGERLWQTRLKGPFSATHVATATHLYCVNEAGLLQIVDTRGKEGEITGTLNLDDQILGSPAVGGGAIYVRSNAKIYKISE
- a CDS encoding AI-2E family transporter: MNPLSKAVDSVREVIAHHAGDPDEKLLLQNMLQLFVVVLRADGTVSSTEQQAVATLVRDVYGEAAAGQLQQMLAEDKEPDLAAVCAGLDSLTAEEKEILLRALFTAAFADNQYAKAEEDCMHRIARALGIPEETFQREEAAALEQHNRRMKLVRSSTGLIASVVVIGIFILTATFLKAVLFGLILAYFFLPLQQRYTRSFLENGILAKLFGLANCLLVKPFAWVMGTVSGIFRKSKKIKPKPETEDERVQVAIGRACHATVLSVVLALLLIVGGLVVVTISVKPKEIDADKARTQLAGLVGKATGVPLIGDAAKELKTTLDDPKAFENLKEKFMSGSGESAGEKKSVMSSTGKALAAAASILGTIGNFLLNTLLAIFFFSFFLGKMAAYHRRHSADSADTKEGDYLVQSLFETSWLPTTSEETLRSAAEVINEVFFKLKTWVRGYLWIIIIETAIYISVFLLLGVPYAVPLGMVAGLTVLLPFLGPLVSVVLTIGVCVITGHADLTLLGLVGATYVTMNLIVEQLFLYPAFVGEALGLNILETLIVVLLGGLFAGLAGMIFAVPVASVLKFLIPRLYQSFFQSDELELPGRAEPAGGD